From Cucumis melo cultivar AY chromosome 1, USDA_Cmelo_AY_1.0, whole genome shotgun sequence, a single genomic window includes:
- the LOC103495447 gene encoding uncharacterized protein LOC103495447 has product MAYEGGNLKSTSINGVKLYTVASQQRSVATWLNPKKLRALRKDKDYTSRVDLVQDLRFDIATSKIKATPDGEFLIASGIYPPQVKVYELRELSLKFKRHFDSEIIDFQILDDDYSKLAFMCADRSIVLHAKYGKHHSLRIPRVGRNIEFDYWSADLLCAASSPDLYRISLQQGRFLPPLNTESPAINVVSRSKLHGIVACGGIDGAVECFDTRTKLSSIGRLDAIAPAGDKDQEVTALAFDDISGFQMAVGSSSGKVLIYDLRSSDPIRIKDHLYDSPILDIKWHSTLNSEKPKMITTDKHIVRIWDPDTGEGMTSIEPTLGPINDTCVFKDSGLMLLALNSSQIPSYFLPALGPAPKWCSYLENLTEELEENAQPTIYDDFKFVTKEELGRLNLTNLIGTNLLRAYLHGFFIDYRLYKKAKALVDPFAYDAYIEQRKKEKLDEERANRITVKRKLPKVNRRLANQILEEEEAETEKKEEDINKTKKASKKKKGLNSEIFQDERFANMFKNENFEIDELSQEYLALHPMASTKQPSLVEEHFQPVLEDSDENLSNSEASVESDSEDEPSNDKHKRARVPKLYEVKDERHAEAFWNRVSLAKEDRLSMEEKIAAIGDNKQDSGILNEVKSGPGGSREISFKPRSSARYKEDDDDEGPRKKNWRSTEFSGPHANKSGSQGHSRGRGGNSRGRGGNSRGRGGNSRGRRGRR; this is encoded by the exons ATGGCCTACGAAGGAGGCAACCTCAAGTCTACCTCCATTAATGGGGTGAAATTGTACACCGTTGCTTCCCAACAACGGTCTGTTGCTACTTGGCTCAATCCTAAAAAGCTGCGTGCTCTTCGCAAAGACAAAG ATTATACATCAAGGGTGGACTTGGTCCAGGATTTGAGGTTTGATATTGCAACAAGTAAAATTAAAGCAACCCCTGATGGAGAGTTTCTAATAGCATCAG GTATCTATCCACCACAAGTTAAAGTATATGAGTTGAGGGAATTGTCATTGAAGTTCAAAAGGCACTTTGATTCTGAGATAATTGACTTCCAG ATACTGGATGATGACTACTCGAAGCTAGCATTTATGTGTGCTGATCGTTCTATTGTTCTTCATGCTAAATATGGAAAACATCACAGTTTAAGGATACCAAG GGTGGGAAGGAATATTGAATTTGATTACTGGTCTGCTGATTTGCTTTGTGCTGCATCCTCTCCAGATTTGTACAGAATTAGTTTGCAACAG GGACGGTTTCTTCCACCTCTTAACACTGAATCACCAGCAATAAATGTGGTTTCTCGAAG CAAACTTCATGGGATCGTTGCTTGTGGCGGCATTGATGGAGCTGTAGAAtgtttcgacaccagaacaaagTTATCTTCAATTGGTAGACTTGATGCTATTGCTCCTGCAGGAGATAAGGATCAG GAGGTCACTGCATTAGCATTTGATGATATTAGTGGATTCCAAATGGCCGTTGGCAGTAGCTCAGGAAAG GTTTTGATCTATGATTTACGTTCATCAGATCCTATTCGAATCAAAGACCACTT GTACGACAGTCCAATTCTGGACATTAAGTGGCATAGCACTCTTAACTCTGAAAAACCAAAAATGATTACCACTGACAAGCACATTGTTAGAATTTGGGACCCAGATACC GGAGAAGGAATGACCAGTATCGAGCCCACACTTGGACCAATAAATGACACTTGTGTGTTCAAAGACAGTGGATTAATGTTACTAGCTTTGAATTCAAGTCAAATACCTTCTTACTTTCTGCCTGCGCTGGGACCTGCACCAAAGTGGTGCTCTTATTTGGAGAATTTGACG GAGGAGTTGGAGGAGAATGCACAGCCAACAATCTATGACGATTTCAAGTTTGTAACGAAAGAAGAACTTGGGAGGCTAAATTTGACAAACCTGATTGGAACAAATCTGCTAAGAGCTTACCTTCATGGCTTCTTTATTGATTATCGCCTGTATAAAAAG GCTAAAGCACTGGTGGATCCTTTCGCTTATGATGCTTACATAGAGcagaggaagaaggagaaacTAGATGAGGAGCGTGCGAACCGAATTACG gTGAAAAGAAAATTACCCAAAGTCAACAGGCGGCTTGCGAATCAAATCCTTGAAGAGGAAGAAGCTGAAAcggaaaagaaggaagaagatatCAACAAGACCAAAAAGgcatcaaagaagaagaaagggctCAATAGCGAAATCTTTCAAGATGAACGTTTTGCGAATATGTTTAAAAATGAG AACTTTGAGATCGATGAGCTTTCACAAGAGTATCTTGCGCTGCATCCAATGGCTTCTACAAAGCAGCCATCTTTGGTGGAAGAGCATTTTCAACCTGTCTTGGAGGACAGTGATGAAAACTTGAGTAATTCTGAGGCCTCAGTTGAATCAGATTCTGAAGATGAACCCAGCAACGATAAACATAAGAGAGCACGAGTTCCAAA ATTGTATGAGGTCAAGGATGAACGGCATGCCGAGGCGTTCTGGAACCGTGTATCACTTGCTAAGGAGGACAGACTCTCTATGGAGGAGAAGATTGCTGCTATCGGAGACAATAAGCAAGATTCTGGAATTCTAAACGAAGTTAAATCAGGACCAGGAGGGTCACGAGAGATCTCATTTAAGCCAAGAAGCTCAGCCAGGTATAAGGAAGACGACGATGACGAAGGCCCACGTAAGAAGAATTGGAGAAGCACTGAATTTTCGGGTCCACATGCCAATAAATCAGGTTCTCAAGGTCATAGCAGAGGTAGGGGTGGAAATAGCAGAGGTCGAGGTGGAAACAGCAGAGGTAGGGGTGGAAATAGCAGAGGTAGAAGAGGTCGCCGGTGA
- the LOC103495685 gene encoding laccase-14: MDLRGCSFGFIIKLSWLLPLILLLLVPFAAAETRHYNFEVKLSPFTKLCSSKKILTVNGEFPGPTLEAHRGDKIVVYVINNTKYNITFHWHGVRQVRNPWYDGPEYITQCPIQAGKSFTYQIQLTTEEGTVWWHAHSGWARATAHGLLIVRPHPSSSYPFPKPYAQIPIIIGEWWKEDVMEIPKNAKKSGGEPLLSNAYTINGQPGYLYPCSKQETFEFTMEKGKTYLLRIVSAVMDEDLFFGIAKHKMTLVGKDGIYMKQIKTDYIMITPGQSMDILITANQSPGMYIMATRSYSSAFGAGFDNTTATAILKYSTITSPNPPNPFFPHLPPYDRTEAATDFTKRLRSLRTVDVSLNVDTRLFFTLSVNLMDCSNEDKPCAGPFGKRFAASINNVSFVTPSVSLLEAYHNRVGGVFTTDFPENPPRKFNYTGENLPKKLLPTSFGTKVMVLEYNSSVELILQGTNVLASDNHPVHLHGYSFYVVGWGFGNFDPKNDPKRYNLVDPPEETTVGVPKNGWVAIRFKADNPGMWLMHCHIERHQAWGMNMVFLVKDGLAPHQQILHPPHDLPSCYN; the protein is encoded by the exons atGGATTTAAGAGGTTGTTCCTTTGGCTTCATCATAAAGCTCTCATGGCTACTGCCTCTCATCCTCCTCCTTTTGGTTCCATTTGCAGCAGCAGAAACTCGTCATTATAACTTTGAG GTGAAGTTATCACCATTCACCAAGCTTTGCAGCTCCAAGAAAATTTTGACAGTGAATGGAGAGTTTCCGGGGCCAACATTGGAAGCTCATAGAGGAGATAAAATCGTCGTCTATGTGATTAACAacacaaaatataatatcactTTTCATTG GCATGGTGTAAGACAAGTTAGAAATCCATGGTATGATGGTCCAGAATACATAACACAATGCCCAATTCAAGCAGGAAAAAGCTTCACTTACCAAATTCAACTTACCACTGAAGAAGGAACCGTGTGGTGGCATGCTCATAGCGGCTGGGCTCGGGCCACAGCCCATGGCCTTCTCATTGTTCGTCCACACCCATCATCTTCATATCCCTTTCCTAAACCATATGCACAAATCCCTATTATCATTG gTGAGTGGTGGAAGGAAGATGTAATGGAAATACCAAAGAATGCAAAAAAAAGTGGTGGAGAACCATTACTTTCAAATGCATACACTATCAATGGCCAACCAGGATATCTTTATCCATGTTCCAAACAAG AAACATTTGAGTTCACAATGGAGAAGGGAAAAACCTATCTTCTCCGAATTGTCAGCGCGGTTATGGACGAAGATCTCTTTTTCGGAATCGCAAAGCACAAAATGACATTAGTCGGGAAAGATGGCATCTACATGAAACAAATCAAAACAGATTATATCATGATTACACCAGGCCAATCAATGGACATACTAATCACTGCAAATCAATCCCCAGGAATGTATATTATGGCTACAAGATCCTACTCAAGTGCTTTTGGTGCTGGCTTTGATAACACCACAGCCACAGCCATTCTTAAGTACTCAACAATAACATCACCAAATCCCCCAAATCCCTTTTTTCCTCACTTACCTCCCTATGATAGAACCGAAGCGGCAACGGATTTCACCAAACGTCTACGAAGCTTGAGGACCGTAGATGTTTCTTTAAACGTTGACACTCGTTTGTTTTTCACTTTATCTGTTAACCTAATGGATTGCTCTAACGAAGATAAGCCTTGTGCTGGGCCATTTGGGAAGAGATTTGCTGCAAGCATCAACAATGTGAGCTTTGTGACACCATCAGTTTCTTTACTTGAAGCTTACCACAACAGAGTTGGTGGCGTGTTTACGACAGATTTCCCCGAAAACCCGCCAAGAAAATTCAACTACACCGGTGAGAATCTACCCAAAAAATTGTTGCCTACTTCTTTTGGGACTAAGGTAATGGTTTTGGAGTATAATTCTAGTGTGGAGCTGATCTTGCAGGGTACTAATGTGCTTGCAAGTGATAATCATCCTGTTCATTTGCATGGCTATAGCTTTTACGTTGTAGGATGGGGATTTGGGAATTTTGACCCGAAAAACGATCCGAAACGGTATAATCTCGTCGACCCACCGGAGGAGACGACAGTTGGAGTTCCTAAGAATGGCTGGGTTGCTATCAGATTCAAGGCAGATAACCCAG GAATGTGGTTGATGCATTGCCATATAGAGCGTCACCAAGCATGGGGCATGAACATGGTGTTCTTAGTGAAAGATGGACTTGCTCCTCATCAACAAATTCTCCACCCTCCACATGATTTGCCTTCATGCTACAATTAG